Part of the Pristiophorus japonicus isolate sPriJap1 unplaced genomic scaffold, sPriJap1.hap1 HAP1_SCAFFOLD_498, whole genome shotgun sequence genome, gtacacagaatggtgcctttcacaggcaggactgtagaacgtggcactgcccagggcagagagcacagaccccaGGGTTCCAGAGCTCAGAGTCCACCgaagggtgctaatcgagtagcaccatgctggcgttgcggaggaaaccatagggctcaccagtgtcggtttgctgagtacgtatgcaaagcctgtaacatgaagggccacctccagtgtatgtgtaaaagaaatacaactcactgtctagcagaggagtcggtagattactttgaatccagcgggggagtatgatgatttggccagagaggcagctcagccccaagaagaagtgtatgaagtgtatacctgcaccatcgattgtcctccagtgaagatggaagtcgagataaacggcgttccagtcttcatggaagtggacacgggagcgagccagtcagtgatgagccaggatgccttcgagaggctgtggaacgaaaaatgacccgagctggttccagtacaggaaaagttgcgcacctacaccaaggagctgatcccagtccttggtggtgcggatgtaagtgtaatccataatggcatggtgcacaagttacctctgtggattgttgcaggtgatggcccaacgtaactcggaagaaggtggatggggaagatccagtgaaaataagaagacctcttcactccagcaatcgatgtcccccgtgctcagaggcagagcaaaacctcatcttcgcttgggccaggcaccagagaacagaccaacgcagcacctgaggcacagaccgtctatcacgactgcgtggcaatgatccgaacggaacgatctaaaaatactttcccagctccagtggcaggactcctaggGAGGAAGATTGAACCcacaggtacccttccagcatttgtggcagaatcgcgggagagaaggatcaaggcagtcgacctcgaggaccgaggcaaggtggcgtccctgctgcagcgaggggcagcgtggtggAAAAAAAAGAtgaccgcggccagaccacgaggtgcaacactgagggaccaacatgtgctgtctaacaaaggatttgattggggtaaagccagcaggattctcttaaaggagacctgcaaccaactgaacttagagacattgtatgcatggcgatcaatgtaacaaaccgattaggattgtgaacagaatgttgttgcgagatgtcggtaccagtcctaatgcaaagaaccaaatgttgttgcgagattacgggaatagagtgtcccagagcagcaagtgagcgaattcgggagggtaaaagcacggagcctgataccctgccccaggactatctcacgctgcaggcacctgatggcaccattcgccacggacctggaaacgaaaatggcgcaATACGCGCAgtgggccaccgttgcccaccacccgggtggagacggcgcagcccccagacccagtcgctacctcggccgtgtctgggagtgaaaggtcagaaccaacgagttccccaaacgggacctggaacagccaggttcccaacaccgttagagaacaggcagaagactctgcagctctcaaaggaggacagggaggccacacacctctgtggctctgcccaccactagacaacggcaaaggccctgagtcctggcacgaTGAGCGAACCAAGCCCTCCCCGTTAGCAGGgagtgcagcgccgccatcagatacCTAGGACCCcggccggttgctctggaactaacatcctcgcatacctgtactgctacctcagtactgaccatgactgaaccatgaatgcaatctacccaatcctggcgcacgaccgtaaaatgtaacgaatgtaagtcacggaacctaggtgccacgatacaaactgaaaaaaaaattgtttttcttcctttctttgtacttgcactgtgtctgatcctgtatgttaatgtaacgggccagctgcatgatctcgctgtggggaggggaaatggatgtatgtagccacggACACACAcagggatcacacccagaacccactggaacctccaccgcatcatcgaaccatccaatctgataagctctacccaacgttgtggcaaaagaacttggaggttaacagggagagggccaagtcaaagcacagccaaggtacacGGGCAATTGGCATTTAAGTCTGGGGACAGcttagccagagcacatagtgcaaaggtaattggcacaaaggacatgggggagagtgatgttgtatatgcagactatggatgtactctatgtgtagtcactgtgagattgcacaagatggagacttgtttacctgatgtattatcaataaggttcacaccgtgtacatacatgctggcaccactagagggtgcaactgttggagaccgggggtttcttgccctatggcagggccctgtataaaaggctgcacaccatgcttgcacagcactggagtttggaataaaggaccaaggtcactacagtttaagtacaacacattgccttgtggagtcattcaaaagtacattatagacataacagagataagaaataataaggggaaaaagtcactggtgggcgtagtctataggccccctaataatagcaactctgttggtcggagtataaaccaggaaatagtgggggcttgtaaaaagggaacagcaataatcatgggtgattttaacctccatattgattaaacaaatcaaattagtcagggtagTCTTGacgaagagttcacagagtgcataaggaacgggttccttgagtagtatgtaatggaaccaaccagggggcaggctattttagatctggtcctgtgtaatgagacaggattaataaacaatctcctagtaaaggatcccctcggaatgagtgatcatagcatgattgaatttcaaattcacatggagcgtgagaaagttggatctctaaccaacgcactaagcttaaataaaggagactatgaaggtatgaaggtagggttggctaaagtggactgggaaaatagattaaagtgtaggacggttgatgaacagtggtgtacatttaaggagatatttcacaactcaagaaaaatatattccagtgaggaggaaagggtgtaagagaaaagatagtcatccgtggctaactaaagaaataaaggacagtatccaattaaaaacaagggcatacaaattggccaaaactagtgggaggacaaaagattgggaagcatttaaaagccagcaaagaaggactaaaaaaatgaataagggaagatagactatgacagtaaactagcccgaaatataaaaacagatagcaagagtttctataggtatataaaaaggaaaaggatggctaaagtaaatgttggtcccttagaggacgagaccagggaattagtaatcgggaacatggagatggcagaaactctgaataaatattttgtcagtctttacggtagaagatactaacataagaaataggaagaggagtaggccatacggcccctcgagcctgctccgccattcaataagatcatggctgatctgatcatggactcagctccacttccctgcctgctccccataaccccttatcatttaagaaaccgtctatttctgtcttaaatttattcaaattcccagcttccacagctctctgaggcagcaaattccacagacttacaaccctcagagaagaaatttctccacatctcagttttaaatgagcagccccttattctaaaatcatgccctctagttcaagtctcccccatcagtaacatcctctttgcatccatcttgtcaagactcctcataatcttatacgtttcgataagatcgcctctcattcttctgaattccaatgagtacaggcacaacctactcaacctttcctcataagtcaaccccctcatccccggaatcaacctagtgaaccttctctgaactgcctccaaagcaagtatatcctttcgtaaatatgaaaaccaaaactgcacgcagtattccaggtgtggcctcaccaatatcttatatagctgtagcaagacttccctgcttttatactccatcccctttgcaataaaggccaatataccattggcctttctgatcacttgctgtacctgcatactattcttttgtgtttcatgcacaaatacccccaggtcccgctgtactgcagcactttacaatctttctccatttaaataataacttgctctttgatttttttctgccaaagttcatgacctcacactttccaactccatctgccaaatttttgcccactcacttagcctgtctgtgtccttttgcagattttgtgtgtcctcctcacacattgcttttccataataatatcccaacaatggatagtcaagggttataggaagggaggaacttaacaatcacaatcactaaggaggtggtactcagtaagataatgggactaaaggcagataaatccccccggacctgatggtttgcatcctagggtcttaagaaaactagcggcagggattgtggatgcattggttgtaatttaccaaaattccctggattctggggaggtcccagcagattggaaaactgcaaatgtaacgcccatatttaaaaaaggaggcagacaaaaagcaggaaattatagaccagttagtctaacatctgtggttgggaaaatgctggagtccattattaaagaagcagtagcaggacatttagaaaagcataattccgtcaagcagagtcagcatggatttatgacggggaagtcatgtttgacatatttgctggagttctttgaggatgtaacgaacagggtggataaaggggaaccagtggatgtggtgtatttggacttccagaaggcatttgacaagatgccacacaaaaggtaaaagattaaaagttcacggggttgggggtaatatattagcatggatagaggattggctaacaaacagaaaacagagagttgggataaatggttcattctcgggttggcaatcagtaactagtggggtgccgcagggatcagtgctgggacctcaactatttacaatctatattaacgacttggaagcaaggacagagtgtaacgtagccaaatttgctgatgatacaaagttgggaggaaaagtaatgtgtgaggaggatacaaaaaatctgcaaaaggacatagacaggctaagtgagtgggcaagtataatgttggaaagtgtgaggtcatgcactttggcaggaaaaaaatcaaagagtaagttattatttaaatagagaaaaattgcaaaatgctgcagtacagcaggacctgggggtacttgtgcatgaaacacaaaagattggtatgcaggtatagcaagtgatggaatcttggcttttattgcaaaggggatggagtataaaagctacagtcatacagggtattggtgaggccacacctggaatactacgtgcagttttgatttccatatttacgaaagaatatacttgctttggaggcagttcagagaaggttcacaaggttgattccggggatgagggggttgacttatgaggaaaggttgagtaggttgggcctctaatcattggaattcagaagaatgagaggtgatcttatcgaaacgtataagattatgagggggcttgacaaggtggatgcagagaggatgtttccactgatgggggagactagaactagggggcataaccttagaataaggggcagcccatttaaaactgagatgaggaggaatttcttctcagagggttgtaaatctgtgaaattcgctgcctcagggagctgtggaagctgggacattgaagtcatttaagacagaaatagacagtttgttaaccgataaggggataagggattatggggagcgggcagggaagtggagctgagtccatgattggatcagccatgatcgtattaaatggcggagcagacttgaggggccgtatggcctactcctgctcctatttcttatgttcttatctgtgtgTATCTGAAACTCTCCATGTGTATCTGAATCTCTCCGTGTGTATCTGAATCTGTGTGTATCTGAATCTCTCCGTGTGTACCTGAATCTCTCCGTGTGTATTTGAATCTCTCCGTGTGTACCTGAATCTCTCTGTGTGTACCTGAATCTCTCCGTGTATATCTGAATCTCCGTGTGTACCTGAATCTCTGTgtgtataaaaacatagaaacatagaaaataggtgcaggaataggccatctgatcaatcagatcatggatgatcattcatctcagtacccctttcctgcatcctctccataccccttgatccctttagccgtaagggccatatctaactccctcttgaatatatctaacgaactgacatcaacaactctctgcggtggagaattccacagattaacaactctctgagtgaagaagtttctcctcatctcagtcctaaatggcttaccccttatccttatactgtgtcccctggttctggattcccccaacatcgggaacattcttcctgcatctaacctgtccagtcctgtcagaattttatatgtttctatgagatcccttctcattcttccaaactccagtgaatacaggcccagtcgatccagtctcccctcatatgtcagtcctgccatcccgggaatcagtctgctgaaccttcactgcactccctcaatggcaagaacgtccttcctcagattagaccaaaacttaacacaatattccaggtgaggcctcaccaaggccctgtacaactgcagtaagacctccctgctcctacactcaaatcccctagctatgaaggccaacatgccatttggcttcttcactgcctgctgtacctgcataccaaccttcaatgactgatgtaccatgacacccaggtctcattgcacctcccctttccctaatttgccgccattcagataatattctgccttcgtgtttttgccaccaaagtggataacctcacacttatccacattataatgcatctgccatgcatttgcccactcacctaacctgtccaagtcaccctgcagcctcttggcatcctcctcacagctcacaccgccacccagcttagtgtcatctgcaaacttggagatattacactcaattccttcatctaaatcattgatgtatattgtaaatagctggggtcccagcactgagccctgcggcactccactagtcactgcctgccattctgaaaaggacccgtttatcctgactctctgcttcctgtctgccaaccagttctctatccacgtcaactgcaatacccccaataccatgtgccttaattttgcacaccaatctcttctgtggggccttttgaaagtccaaacacaccacatccactggttcccccttgtccactctactagttacatcctcaaaaaattatggatttgtcaagcatgatttccctttcataaatccatgctgacttggaccgatcctgtcactgctttccaaatgcgctgctattttcatctttaataattaactccaacattttccccactactgatgacaggctaactggtctataattacctgttttctctccctccttttttaaaaagtagtgttacattagctaccctccagtccataggaactgatccagagtcgatagaatgttggaaaatgatcaccaatgcatccactatttctagggccacttccttaagtactctgggatgcagactatcaggccccagggatttatcggccttcaatcccctcaatttccctaacacaatttcctgcctaataaggatttccttcagttcctccttctcactagaccctcggaccccgagtatttccggaaggttatttgcatcttccgtgaagacagaaccaaagtatttgttcaattggtctgccatttctttgttccccattataaattcacctgattctgactgcaagggacctatgtttgtcttcactaatctttttctcttcacatatctattgtagcttttgcagtcagtttttatgttcccagcaagcttcctctcatactctattttccccctcctaattaaaccctttgttctcctctgctgatttataaaattctcccagtcctcaggtttgctgctttttctggccaatttatatgcctcttccttggatttaacattgtccctaatttcccttgttagccacggttgagccactttccccgttttatttttactccagacagggatgtacaattgttgaagttcacccatgtgatccttaaatgtttgccattgcctatccaccgtcaaccctttatgtatcactcaccagtctattctagccaattcacgtctcataccatcgaagttacctttccttaagttcaggaccctagtctctgaattaactgtgtcactctccatcttaataaagaattctatcatattatggccactcttccccaatgggccttgcacaacaagattactaattcatcctttctcgttacacatcacccagtctaggatggccagccgtctagttggttcctcgacatattggtcgagaaggccatccctaatacactccaggaaatcctcctccaccgtactgctaccagtttggttagcccaatctatatgtagattaaagtcatccatgataactgctgtacccttattccacgcatccctaatttcctgtttaatgctgtccccaacctcactactactgtttggtggtgtgtacacaactcccactagcgttttctgccctttggtattccgcagctctacccatacagatcccacatcatccaagctaatgtccttccttactattgcgttaatctcctctttaaccagtaacgccacctcacccaattttcctttctgtctatctttcctgaatgttgattacccctgggggatgttaagttcccagccttgatcatcctggagccatgtctccgtaatcccaattatattcgttaatagctgcctccgcagttaatttgtccaccttattacgaatactcctcgcattgaggcacagaacctcaggcttgtctttttaacacactttgtccctttcgacttttgctgtaacgtggccctttttgatttttgacttgagtttctctgccctccacttttacttttctcctttctatcttttgcttctgccctcattttacttccctctgtctccctgcataggtccccatccccctgccatattagtttaacccctccccaacagcaccagcaagcaCTCCCCTCGCTGAATCTCTATGTATATATCTGAATCTCTATGTATATATCTGAATCTGTGTGTATATATCTGAATCTGTGTGTGTTTGAATCTCTGTGTGTATCTGAATCTCTCTTTGTCTATACGAATCTCTCCGTGTGTATACGAATCTCTCCGTGTGTATATGAATCTCTCTGTATATCTGAatatctctgtatttctctctgggAAGATCTGCTCTCCCGGTTCCCACGCTCTAGTATTTTAATGAATTAGCGCTAGCCCCGCCCCACCTGTCACTGAGCTGAGCACCGCCCCTGCGCCACGTGGGGCCGCAGCCAATCAACGTGCCGGGGGGATGGGTGCCGCGTCACCATTGGCCGGCTCCGTGGAATACCGAGATGGCCAGCGTTCCATTGTCATGGTAATATCCCCACTCGGCGGTCAAAAGCGGCGGCGGCGGGGGCGCGCTCACAGCAGCCAAGGGGAGCGGAGAGAGCGGCCCGGGCCAAGGAGCACCCGTAGCAGCGGCCCAGCGGCACCCGAGAGCGGCACCGGGGCACCCGAGAGCGGGCCAGTGACTGACCGGGCAGCGGGACCTCGAATTGTCCGAGTAGCGGGATCCAGGCGGCGAGGCCCCGGGGACAGGCGCGGGCTGGCCCCGGGGGACGGGGCGCGCTGGCCGGCCGGCGGGCGGGCAGACCGGGAGCGGGCCGGGGCCGGGGCGGCGGGCCGGGGGCCCCAACCATGAGCCAGGCCGACGTGACGCCGGCCGCCGCCCCGCAGCGCATGTTCCAGGAGGCGGTGAGCCGCGGCAACACCCGGGAGCTGCAGTCGCTGCTGCAGAACATGACGGACTGTCACTTCAACGTCAACTCGTTCGGGCCCGAGGGCCAGACGGCGCTGCACCAGTCGGTGATCGCCGGCAACCTGGAGCTCGTCAAACTGCTCGTCAAGTTCGGCGCCGACATCCGCCTGGCCAACCGCGACGGCTGGAGCGCGCTGCACATCGCCGCGTTCGGCGGCCACCAGGACATCGTCCTCTACCTGCTCACCAAGGCCAAGTACGGCCCGGGGGCGGGGGCCCGGTGAGCGGGGCCGGGGGGCGGGTCCGGgacatcccgggggggggggggaggggagagagaggcacggaCAGACCAGGGCCCGGGGGGGGGCCGAGCCGCGCCGCACCGCCCGGTGGGTTGCGGGCTCCGACCATCTACCTCACTGGCCCGGACTGGGGGCGCGGCGCCTCCCGGTGGCCGGCTGTGACTAGGACCGAGGCGGGgagacaaaccccccccccccccccccccccactccccgaagggCGAACACTGCCAGCCCACGCTCCggccgggggtgggggcggggcctgtgatggggggggcggggcctgtgatgggggggggcggggcctgtgatgtgtgtgtgtgtgtgtgtgtaaagctGTGATTATAATAAGCCGATGATGTAACAATAAATGATGTGAAACCACGGTGACGGTGTCCGCGTGCAATCCGGGGACGGGCTCTGTGTGCGGCGGTGCGCGCACGGCGCGGGCAGGATCGCAGCCGCCGCCGCCGATCTCATTTTGCGCCGCTGCCCGAGCTGAATTTCCCGGCCCTTGTCTCCTCATTCCCGCTCGCGTTGCAGCAGCTTTCTGCGCTAAATTTGGAAGTCACTTTTGTCGAATCGTTGAATGATCCAGCACACAAGGTGGCCGTTTGGCCCGTCGTGCTATGAAATTAACCCTACTCCCGTTCCCCACACCCTGCAACTTTCTCCTTttgcaagtatttacccaattcccttttgaaagttattactgaatctgcttccactcgtgcattccagatctccttgtcagtggaaaccgtttctcccatATACTCTGTTAAACCCCAATATAATTGTGTGCGCCTCTATTTAGTTTTGTGTCATCAACACGCGATGTAAAAAAGGAAAGCGGTTGCATCCCCATGTGCCGCCTGTAGTGTCCCTGATGCCTGTTCTCCCCGTGCCCGTGGGCGCCGCCTGTATAGCCCTGCCATCTGCCTGCGTATGCTGCCTGTTCACCCCTCTGCCCATGTGAGTTGCTTCTTTTGCCTGCACATCCCTGTGCCTGCGTATGCTGCCTGTACCCACTACATGTACCCTCTCCGTCTATggctggtgtgccagctctctgcccACATGTGACTGTACCGCCCTGCCATCTGTAACCCTACTGCCCACGAGTGCTGACTGAAATGCCCCTCTGCCTGAGAATGCTGCCTGTACACATCTGCCCACATATGACACCTGTACTGCCCATGTGTGCCATCTGTATCGTTCCCCCTCTATATGGCCACCTCTGTTGCAGGGTACTGCCTTGATGACATCTACCCACACATGCCCTGTACAAACCAGTCGCCTGCACCCTGTCTGCCTACTTGTGCTGTCCGTAACACCCCTGTGCCCATGTGTGGTGTTTGTACCACTCACACCATCTGTGCCCCTTCTTCCTGTTGATGATGCTGCCTGTACTCCTCTGCCCACATGTGCTGCCTGTACCCCCCTCTGCCCACGTGTGCAGCATTTCTCTCcctcaaccgccccccccccacccccgccccctccgtCCGCAGTTCTGCATTTGTAAATTGAATAATCCTGTTTGCTAATAAGAACTTGTTGATTATCCCTGTGACTGCAGCAGAGCCAACACTATCATCCCATCTGCCTGATCGCAAAATGTTTCCTTTATTAAACTGGAGCTGCCACTTCTCTGCCTGCAGAATGAGCACCTGAGATCCTGTTGAATTCCTGCACATCCATAACAATTTGGTGTCAACAGTACC contains:
- the nrarpa gene encoding notch-regulated ankyrin repeat-containing protein A isoform X2 — protein: MSQADVTPAAAPQRMFQEAVSRGNTRELQSLLQNMTDCHFNVNSFGPEGQTALHQSVIAGNLELVKLLVKFGADIRLANRDGWSALHIAAFGGHQDIVLYLLTKAKYGPGAGARFAF
- the nrarpa gene encoding notch-regulated ankyrin repeat-containing protein A isoform X1 is translated as MSQADVTPAAAPQRMFQEAVSRGNTRELQSLLQNMTDCHFNVNSFGPEGQTALHQSVIAGNLELVKLLVKFGADIRLANRDGWSALHIAAFGGHQDIVLYLLTKAKYGPGAGARLVSCYI